One window of Silurus meridionalis isolate SWU-2019-XX chromosome 9, ASM1480568v1, whole genome shotgun sequence genomic DNA carries:
- the calca gene encoding calcitonin/calcitonin-related polypeptide, alpha isoform X2 — protein sequence MPGQHLSNDLNWSRYCEHLESVLWFTRLFYTEKLTTLCTMVMLKISAFFIAYALIICQMYCSNAAPSRPALEPSPDEAMLSDYEARRLLNAFIKEFVQMAAEDLEQQETEENSSITAQKRACNTATCVTHRLADFLNRSGGIGSNKFVPTNVGSHAFGRRRRLSQE from the exons ATGCCAGGACAACATCTCAGCAATGACTTAAACTGGAGCAGATACTGTGAGCATTTAGAAAGCGTGCTGTGGTTTACTAGGCTATTTTACACTG AAAAGCTTACTACCTTGTGCACCATGGTTATGCTGAAAATCTCTGCCTTCTTCATTGCCTATGCTTTGATTATCTGTCAGATGTACTGTTCAAATGCAGCACCGTCCAG GCCTGCTCTTGAACCCTCACCAGACGAAGCCATGCTCTCTGACTACGAGGCAAGGCGACTGCTGAACGCATTCATCAAAGAGTTCGTGCAGATGGCTGCTGAAGACCTTGAACAGCAGGAGACTGAGGAGAACAG CAGCATTACAGCACAGAAGCGAGCTTGTAACACGGCCACGTGTGTGACCCATCGCTTGGCAGATTTCCTGAACCGCTCAGGAGGAATTGGAAGCAACAAGTTTGTCCCAACCAACGTCGGCTCGCATGCTTTTGGCCGGCGGAGGAGACTTAGTCAAGAGTAG
- the calca gene encoding calcitonin/calcitonin-related polypeptide, alpha isoform X4 has protein sequence MVMLKISAFFIAYALIICQMYCSNAAPSRPALEPSPDEAMLSDYEARRLLNAFIKEFVQMAAEDLEQQETEENSESVKLKGFNMRANAFIVIRYWMQSFLRQSMGRPMSKRCSNLSTCVLGKLSQELHKLQTYPRTNVGAGTPGKKRSAEHVYREPADLI, from the exons ATGGTTATGCTGAAAATCTCTGCCTTCTTCATTGCCTATGCTTTGATTATCTGTCAGATGTACTGTTCAAATGCAGCACCGTCCAG GCCTGCTCTTGAACCCTCACCAGACGAAGCCATGCTCTCTGACTACGAGGCAAGGCGACTGCTGAACGCATTCATCAAAGAGTTCGTGCAGATGGCTGCTGAAGACCTTGAACAGCAGGAGACTGAGGAGAACAG tgaaTCAGTGAAACTAAAAGGCTTCAACATGAGAGCAAATGCCTTCATAGTTATAAGATATTGGATGCAAAGCTTTTTACGACAGAG CATGGGCAGACCCATGTCCAAGCGCTGCTCCAACCTGAGCACCTGCGTTCTGGGAAAACTTTCACAGGAACTGCACAAGCTGCAGACATACCCACGCACCAACGTAGGAGCAGGGACCCCAGGAAAGAAGCGCAGCGCAGAGCATGTGTACAGAGAACCGGCCGATCTCATCTAA
- the calca gene encoding calcitonin/calcitonin-related polypeptide, alpha isoform X1, with the protein MPGQHLSNDLNWSRYCEHLESVLWFTRLFYTEKLTTLCTMVMLKISAFFIAYALIICQMYCSNAAPSRPALEPSPDEAMLSDYEARRLLNAFIKEFVQMAAEDLEQQETEENSMGRPMSKRCSNLSTCVLGKLSQELHKLQTYPRTNVGAGTPGKKRSAEHVYREPADLI; encoded by the exons ATGCCAGGACAACATCTCAGCAATGACTTAAACTGGAGCAGATACTGTGAGCATTTAGAAAGCGTGCTGTGGTTTACTAGGCTATTTTACACTG AAAAGCTTACTACCTTGTGCACCATGGTTATGCTGAAAATCTCTGCCTTCTTCATTGCCTATGCTTTGATTATCTGTCAGATGTACTGTTCAAATGCAGCACCGTCCAG GCCTGCTCTTGAACCCTCACCAGACGAAGCCATGCTCTCTGACTACGAGGCAAGGCGACTGCTGAACGCATTCATCAAAGAGTTCGTGCAGATGGCTGCTGAAGACCTTGAACAGCAGGAGACTGAGGAGAACAG CATGGGCAGACCCATGTCCAAGCGCTGCTCCAACCTGAGCACCTGCGTTCTGGGAAAACTTTCACAGGAACTGCACAAGCTGCAGACATACCCACGCACCAACGTAGGAGCAGGGACCCCAGGAAAGAAGCGCAGCGCAGAGCATGTGTACAGAGAACCGGCCGATCTCATCTAA
- the calca gene encoding calcitonin/calcitonin-related polypeptide, alpha isoform X3, with product MPGQHLSNDLNWSRYCEHLESVLWFTRLFYTEKLTTLCTMVMLKISAFFIAYALIICQMYCSNAAPSRPALEPSPDEAMLSDYEARRLLNAFIKEFVQMAAEDLEQQETEENSITAQKRACNTATCVTHRLADFLNRSGGIGSNKFVPTNVGSHAFGRRRRLSQE from the exons ATGCCAGGACAACATCTCAGCAATGACTTAAACTGGAGCAGATACTGTGAGCATTTAGAAAGCGTGCTGTGGTTTACTAGGCTATTTTACACTG AAAAGCTTACTACCTTGTGCACCATGGTTATGCTGAAAATCTCTGCCTTCTTCATTGCCTATGCTTTGATTATCTGTCAGATGTACTGTTCAAATGCAGCACCGTCCAG GCCTGCTCTTGAACCCTCACCAGACGAAGCCATGCTCTCTGACTACGAGGCAAGGCGACTGCTGAACGCATTCATCAAAGAGTTCGTGCAGATGGCTGCTGAAGACCTTGAACAGCAGGAGACTGAGGAGAACAG CATTACAGCACAGAAGCGAGCTTGTAACACGGCCACGTGTGTGACCCATCGCTTGGCAGATTTCCTGAACCGCTCAGGAGGAATTGGAAGCAACAAGTTTGTCCCAACCAACGTCGGCTCGCATGCTTTTGGCCGGCGGAGGAGACTTAGTCAAGAGTAG